The DNA window TcacttttttattcaatattcaaTACTTCTTGCACAATATGCAACAGgctgcatataaataaaaatgtgcaatttcagCTTCAGCAACTGTTCACATTAACACTGTCTTTGTGAATCCAAAAACTCAACACAAAACTGACTTCTTAATTCTcttaaacacttatttaactTGTCAGTGTGTTAACTTGAAAGCTCTATTAACGTACTGAAATTTGTTTTGTAAGCAAACACATTTTGAACATGTTGCCTttaacaaacaggaaaaaaaaacatctaggtAAAGGCCCTTCCACCAATTTTTTGCTTGAAGAAACCAACATGAACTTGTTGTCTTCAAAAACATAGTGGGAAAGACATCTAGATAAAGGCCCTTTCACCTTTTGCGTTACATTTTTCGCTTTAAGGAATCAATACGATTCTTAACATAAAATTTCACCCCTCCCAAGTTCTCCCTTGAAGTGCTGCTGGGGAGCTTTCAATGCACTCCATACACTGAGCTTTCCCAGGAACCTTTCCTGACCTGATGCAGTCCATCAGAGTCTTCTCCACAGCCTCAATCTCCTCTGTAGACCACTTTCTCCGTGAGTTTTGTGAAGATCCTGAATAAAATAAGAGTAATTAGTAATTGTGATCGACTCAACTAAACATCTCAACACATTTTTGCTAAAATCCAGTTAGCATGGTTGAAAATTTGTTAATTCTGGCACGTTTACATTCATGTCACCTAGTAACAATGGGAAACAAAAATGCTCGTAATTCAGTCAATATCTAAGATATGTGCTGGACCTGAGACAAAAATTGAccaaatatttcataaatctTAATCATAAATTACTGCATGAGAAATTGGTTtggtctggtttggttcagctacaaaatcagacatcagaagactacagagaacggtttcGGACTGCtaaaagaattattggtgctcccctgcccagaactgtatacatccagagtgaggaaaagggctcagaaaatcactctggatccctcacatccgttaccccatctttgagcttttgccatctggctggcgtaactaaaacaaattccttgtatgcgcaagcatacttggcaataaagctctttctgattctgtttgcatacttggcaataatggacaagtgtctgtgaatattaagctgcaaaaatacCATGTTGTATTGGACAGAACTGTCTAGGAAGAaaccactaaaataaaaactttgtccATTTTGGAGCTGCCATGCTTCTGTAACAAAGCTCCATCAACACAGATCACTGAAAAATACACACTTTCTATATGGTCATGTCAAACTTCTCCAAATTTCACCTCCACATGAAAATCAAGGGAATTGTGTTgtcatcaaaatgttttttttgtgcagattcctattgaaatgactgaacTTTCACAGAAAAATGGAAAGTGTGACCTATTTCATAAGACACTGAAAAACAGCTTACTCTTTGTTGTGTGTGGTTCCTCCAAGTCCTTGTCATTCAACTGCAGTTTTTTATCATTCTTGCCTGTTAACAAATGAGCACAACTGAGAAGACTTTCAATATATGCCATATTCAGTAAAAGCATAGAACACTGACTAAATGGTTACCAGTAATTGTGTCACATGTATTTATCAAAGATTAACAggtgaaacaacaacaaaaaaacatcttttcacTTCCTTCTCTTCTcaggatataaaaatataacatagcATGTAtaggatataaaaataataaaaggcatGCAAATCATAAAAGCACTGCATGGAATGCACTCTCTTTACAAGTACAACAATATCAGAAGTTTTCTTAATCCTTTTTCATTTAAATCGTATTACCTTTTGGAGGTTGTTGATTTTTGTGTTGTCCAACTTCAGCAGTGGACTTCTTTGATTTGTCTGGACACATAAAAGATTATTCAATAACAACTCCTAAATATCAGCAAgcacactcatttttttttcttccagtaatATTTAGCCTTTTCTAGCTTTTCCCATCGTTCCCTTTCAGACTGttgtgaattaaattatattattaatagtgAGTGATTTCTCCAATAATGTCAGCAGTAACAGTTTAAACAATCTTTATTGTCCTGTACACTTTCAGAATATGTTGCCCATAATGCTTTGCAAGACTAAGAGCATGCTGGGAGGAGAATAGTGAACGACGCACGCGTGTGCACTTCACAAGTGAATTCCTTCTTGTATAACACTGCACAAAACTACAATAAACAGCtcttttgtttttactgtcactagtCATTATTGCCTGCTAAGCAAAGAAGACAGACTACATACCTGCTGAATTTGAAGGTGAATCTGAAGCATCATTTTCAGTCATTTCTTTCTCGTTCTCAGAGTCTGATCCATCACTGTCCATCAGTACTCTCTCTagaaaacacacatcacacaaactaaataattaggaagcaaactaaatattttttaaacagctACATTCAATAAATGTCTATGACCAACAGTGGTTTTCCTGCTGATTGTAACATGCTATTTGAGATTTTTCaatcagctttattttttcattgccatctgccaaaaaaaaaaaaaaaaaaaactatggaagaAAATGTGTAAATGAGTTTACTTGGTTATTTACTCAGGCTTGTTTTACCTTGTGGATCGATCTGGATCTCATCGAGATTCCTTCCTTTGAATTCAGATAGCTGTCCTCGTTCCATGGCCATAAGAATTTTACTTATCTTGGCCAGCTGTAATGTACCTTCAGGTAGCCGATAGTACTGTCGATGGACCCTGATGTCGTGTCCTAGGAAGTCAGCAAGGTCATCCATTTCATTGTCCTTTAAGTTAAGGACCTTGGACATGGTGGCCATGTGCTTCCTCAGTCTCGTGGAGGATAACGCCGCTGGGTGTTCTGCTCCACAGCTTCGAGCGATCTGACGAATAACATCTGATCCTCTGAAGTGACTGAGTGCTTGTGGTCTTCCAAACATGAACATGTTCTCATCGAGCACATCGCAGTTACGGCGAGTCTTGACAAGCAACTCCATCGATGTCACCATATCTGGTGTGAGAAGAATGGGGACCTTTCGTCCACGTTTGCCTCTTATTTCAATCCTCTGGAAATACTTACAAAGTGACTTCTCAAGGTCTGATAAAGCAAGCTCTACGTCTGGATGAGTCGAGGAGGTGTCCCTCAATATAAAAGAATTAAGGGACATCTTGGATACCTCTCCTTCCCTTCTACGATTAAAAAGTATCACCTGACAGAGTGTCACCTTCGCAAGTTCTGCCCAGTGCTTGATACTTGGTTCTTCTTCAAGTTTTGTCTGATGCTCCTTACTCTGGCTGTCCAGATACTGGTGCATTTTCTTCACGTCTTCAGCAAAGGGAAGAAGTTGTGGAGAGTTCCATTTTGCTTCACTCAAATTTCGGAGGGCCTGGGACGACACGCACTCACTCCATTTAGTATCGCAGATTTGTTTAAAGGCCTGCACATTGCTAAGTGTATTCTTATCACCGGACATCATTGCCTCACATTCAATAATGTTAGCCATCTTCTTGAGGTTGTGCCCTAACTTCAGGGCTAAAGATGGAGCTTTGTATGTGCTTGTTTCCTCATTCCAGCCAGCCACACTGTGAACCGCTTCGATGACATGAGGAAAATTAGCCGGGATGAAGAAATCTGACACCTCCTTCAACTTGCCGTTCTTTCTTCCTTGGAGGACTAGGCGCCCCGTCTCACGCATCTTTTGTCGGATATATTCATGTTTTGTGACATCATGGCCATGCTTATTAAAGAGATGCTGCCctaattttaatatgattttctCTTTGCGGACCACATTCGTTATCTCATCCTCGT is part of the Cyprinus carpio isolate SPL01 chromosome A8, ASM1834038v1, whole genome shotgun sequence genome and encodes:
- the LOC122145955 gene encoding uncharacterized protein LOC122145955 isoform X1 → MVLEMHEDEITNVVRKEKIILKLGQHLFNKHGHDVTKHEYIRQKMRETGRLVLQGRKNGKLKEVSDFFIPANFPHVIEAVHSVAGWNEETSTYKAPSLALKLGHNLKKMANIIECEAMMSGDKNTLSNVQAFKQICDTKWSECVSSQALRNLSEAKWNSPQLLPFAEDVKKMHQYLDSQSKEHQTKLEEEPSIKHWAELAKVTLCQVILFNRRREGEVSKMSLNSFILRDTSSTHPDVELALSDLEKSLCKYFQRIEIRGKRGRKVPILLTPDMVTSMELLVKTRRNCDVLDENMFMFGRPQALSHFRGSDVIRQIARSCGAEHPAALSSTRLRKHMATMSKVLNLKDNEMDDLADFLGHDIRVHRQYYRLPEGTLQLAKISKILMAMERGQLSEFKGRNLDEIQIDPQERVLMDSDGSDSENEKEMTENDASDSPSNSADKSKKSTAEVGQHKNQQPPKGKNDKKLQLNDKDLEEPHTTKRSSQNSRRKWSTEEIEAVEKTLMDCIRSGKVPGKAQCMECIESSPAALQGRTWEG
- the LOC122145955 gene encoding uncharacterized protein LOC122145955 isoform X2 codes for the protein MVLEMHEDEITNVVRKEKIILKLGQHLFNKHGHDVTKHEYIRQKMRETGRLVLQGRKNGKLKEVSDFFIPANFPHVIEAVHSVAGWNEETSTYKAPSLALKLGHNLKKMANIIECEAMMSGDKNTLSNVQAFKQICDTKWSECVSSQALRNLSEAKWNSPQLLPFAEDVKKMHQYLDSQSKEHQTKLEEEPSIKHWAELAKVTLCQVILFNRRREGEVSKMSLNSFILRDTSSTHPDVELALSDLEKSLCKYFQRIEIRGKRGRKVPILLTPDMVTSMELLVKTRRNCDVLDENMFMFGRPQALSHFRGSDVIRQIARSCGAEHPAALSSTRLRKHMATMSKVLNLKDNEMDDLADFLGHDIRVHRQYYRLPEGTLQLAKISKILMAMERGQLSEFKGRNLDEIQIDPQGKNDKKLQLNDKDLEEPHTTKRSSQNSRRKWSTEEIEAVEKTLMDCIRSGKVPGKAQCMECIESSPAALQGRTWEG